In the genome of Populus trichocarpa isolate Nisqually-1 chromosome 10, P.trichocarpa_v4.1, whole genome shotgun sequence, the window TGACTGTGATTCTAACGTCCATAATGCTAACTTCCTTGTTGCTCGCCATGCTCGCCGTGTAATCTGCTCCGGTTGCGGTTCTATCACAGGAAATCCATTCTCCGGCCACACCCCATCTCTTAGCCGTGTCACCTGTTGCTCTTGCTCGCCAGGAAACAAAGAACTGGACTCCATCTCCTGCTCCTCCTCTAGCACTTTATCCTCCGCTTGCATTTCAAGCACCGAAACGACGCGCTTTGAGAACACAAGAAAAGGGGTCAAGGCCACGTCATCTTCCAGCTCAGTGAAGAATATTCCGGGGAGATCCTTGAGGGATAGGTTGAAGAGATCGAGGAATCTGAGGTCAGAGGGTGTTTTCGTGAATTGGTGCAAAAGGCTGGGGCTCAATGGTAATTTGGTGGTACAGAGAGCCACTCGGGCGATGGCGCTGTGTTTTGGGAGATTGGCTTTGCCGTTCAGAGTGAGCTTAGCGGCGTCGTTTTGGTTCGGGCTCAGGTTATGTGGGGACAAGTCGGTTACGACGTGGGAGAATCTGAGGAGATTAGAGGAGGTATCTGGGGTTCCCAATAAGCTGATCGTTACCGTTGAAATGAAGATAGAACAGGCGTTGCGAAGCAAGAGACTGCAGCTGCAGAAAGAAATGGAAGAAGGGTGGGCTGAGTGCTCTGTGTGACGGAGCCGTACGTGCGAGCAGACCGCAGAGTGTCATGTGTGTAAGAAGTTCACacgcgtgtgtgtgtgtgtgtgtgtgtggagatTAGGaaatttcaatgtttttgtAGTAGTTTTTATGTGTTAACGACTGAAGATGAACGTACATTAAGAAATTTgtctcaaaaatcaaaagagatGTTGAGATAAGAAAAACGACTCGTTTTTAGTTATTCTATTCTCTTTATCTGCTGGCATTTCCTACTGTTGCTGTTTCTGGATAGAAAACTACGGAGATAGGAAGGAAAGATAAATGGAATATATTTCATGTTCTTGGAACCATAGAAATATCCTTAACACGATGACTTTATTATTGCATAACAAATACTCCTTCGCCGGCTCCGGCTCCGGCTCCGGCTCCGGCTCCGGCTCATGAAGATGTTGAGCACACAACAATGCACTCGTGATGGGCTGGCTCTATccattgttaataataataataaataaataaataaatatatcctGGAATGGAGGAAGGATCTCTCagcaaaatgttaatttttgcTGGTGTGCATTAATTTCATGATTGACccttaatttctaatttaaattaatctccTTCAAAATAGTGTTTCCAGCAAAGTGCAGTGGGTTtcagttgagtttttttttcatgctggTGGTCTGGCAAACCTTCCTCCTGGCTTGCTAATGATGATGGCGTCCGTCTCGAGAGCTTTTTAGtccatttttataataatattctcGTGTAAATATCATGATTGAGGCCaagattcaacaaaataatatcCATACGTACCATTAAAACATGGGTGGTTCCCATTCGATCTCAACCTCCCACCACAAGCACCAACTTTATCagtcaaattaaatattgacctgCAGTACTGAatattctaacaaaaaaaatctcctgCTTCGTCTacgatttaaatttattctggCCACATTCGGCTTTCGATATtacaaaaattttgttaaatttgatatccataacatttatatttaatttgatacacaacatgatgatgatgaattctTGGTCGCACAGATTCAAGAGAAAGGATCAATGATCAGAACAGGGAATTGCTTGAAGATGgatggattatatatatatatatatatatatatatatatatatatatatatatatatatatattgggatATTGAGAGGAGTTGGCGAGGGAGAGGTGGTTGTGGAATGTGGATGTGGtttaaagaatgcaagaatccgATGGAGGGAGCGAAAGAGATCGAGGAGTGCTGCTTTGATGCTCCAGCAGAGCTCTAGGATATTTGATTCTTGTTGATGATCACCAGGGCCACTAGCTTATCTTAACCACAAGTTCCCCTTCTCTGACAGCCACCATCCTATCTATATTCATAATTGCATGAATATTGTACTGAAAAGTACACGTGATAACCAGAGCTTGGTTAGCATCCTCATCTTAACAGTTGCTGTTGAGTCCGGTTCGGCTATATAGATTCATCTTATTATTTGTTCATCTGATATTTATTCAGGTcggttttcaaattaaattagacGGTAGTTGAATGCAGTTCAACTTAGATAActctattaaaatatatttgatttttaacttttttaaaaaaaaatcttaaaaaatattgtttcatcGGATCAACTAGAATTAACTATCCAATTCACGAATTtgtacaagtttaatattattttattgtaaccatatttttttatatgtgccCAAGTGGAATGAAATCATCATGACACATGATATTCAGTTcccaaatttgaaaaatgaaatagaagaataGAAATAATGCTTTGTAAGAATTCTTTcaagatataaagaaaaaaacattgaaagccCAAAAGGGGCCTCTATGCCAAGTTGCTAACATAGAGGGGAACTCCTTTGCTCTTGGCTGTAATATATGGGCAGTAtagtatatatacatataagcATCTGTAGTGCAATTAGCAAAGGACTCGTATGGCTATGAAGCTTGATTTAACCTATATTTTTCGATTGAAAAACAGATTATCtacacatgcatgcatgcttggTTCCTATGACTAGTTCTCATCAATTTCTCTGCACTGCCAATCTCAGACAATAAGAACCCTAACTTGATGCCATAAGACCCAGCTGGCTTGACATCATCGATGTTACCCCAATCCGAACACAAAACCTCCCCTGCAGGCTTTGAAGCCTCTGTACTCTTATTCATAGTACCTTGGTCTCAGCACCATTTTCCAGGCACCATTCCATTAATTAGTTTCACGGCTTAAGACGTTCTCATCAATCACGTCTAGTGCAGCGGCATCTTCTTTAAATGGCCTTGCAAATGCTGCACCACTATTTAGCATTTTGTCATAGAGTGACTCGTCGTCTGTACAACTTTCCAAAGTATTGCACCTTAAAGCATTGTTTACTGTTGTATTTTGGAACTCAGGAGAGTTGCATATATAGGACAGATCAGTGGAAATAGGATTCAAGTGGGGATGCTGTATTGCTCAGGTACATTAGTGGAAGGTTGTCCCATCCTTGGACACGATATATACTCCATGAAAGCTCTTGAATGAATCAGCCAGGGAGAACCTGTAAGACAAGCAAGCAAGCATTTACAACAAGTGATGGCTCCAAGATATGCCCTTTGAACTGTGAAGGAAACTGACCTCCAAAGATCTCGAAAGCATCAGGTGTTGGTGGAGTCTCAACAGCATAATAAAGGTGGCTACTCTATCGAAGGTATAAGCTGGGGTCTACAACAATTTGGTTAATCTTGTGCATCCTGCGCCATATCCAGACTTGACACTAAAAACTCAAGAATAGGTCATAAATGCTCTGAGAATGGAAACTTAAAGTACCCTTTAGTGTGTTCTACATTGCAAAAATGCAAGGAATTGGACTGATCTAGACATTAGATTAGGCCACCCTAGTATCATGTTAGCACACCTTTGATGAGTAATTAGAGTGTTATTCAGATAGAACTGCGGTCTGAGGTGTGTTTGAGtgtttttttggtggaatttatagaaaaaataatgaaagtatgtatttttttttattttagtgaggtgtggtttatattttaaaaggattgtacctaaaaaaaaccaaccacacTTCTATCCTAAACACTAAAACGTGTTTGAATACGCGGTGTAACCGGCGTATCTcgtgaaaaaacacaaaaaatgatgCTTAAAAAGATCCTAATTAGGTTACCTTGAGCTTCTGCATTCTATAAAAGAAAGAGTTTGCAGGATGAAAAATGGCTAGTGCTTACTCTATTCTCGCAGTGTCATTAGTATAGTTGATGAGGTTGAGATCTCTTGGCAACGAAGCGAAGGCATGGAGGAGATCTGCATAGAAAGAGCTGTTAATCAATTCCATGGCAATTGCATCGCAAAGCTAAATTGCTAGAAAATGGAAGTAGCGTT includes:
- the LOC7469472 gene encoding B-box zinc finger protein 32, which produces MAVKVCELCRREAGVYCDSDAAYLCFDCDSNVHNANFLVARHARRVICSGCGSITGNPFSGHTPSLSRVTCCSCSPGNKELDSISCSSSSTLSSACISSTETTRFENTRKGVKATSSSSSVKNIPGRSLRDRLKRSRNLRSEGVFVNWCKRLGLNGNLVVQRATRAMALCFGRLALPFRVSLAASFWFGLRLCGDKSVTTWENLRRLEEVSGVPNKLIVTVEMKIEQALRSKRLQLQKEMEEGWAECSV